One window from the genome of Megalobrama amblycephala isolate DHTTF-2021 linkage group LG4, ASM1881202v1, whole genome shotgun sequence encodes:
- the bod1l1 gene encoding biorientation of chromosomes in cell division protein 1-like 1 isoform X9, with product MLEQGVDRIVAQVVDPKVHHTFRPQVERIVRKFLSPNSHMEEDELPPVAPPPPVENQEPELLTADDGNEAAASSSADVQIQTSVTDPIHDPTEDETMDISLPEEEEERGAEMKDEPQEEPGKDGGQEEEEEKDAEMEEVKEEGDAGKENSSKSSGKTREENRETDSQKPSSVKQKTRERLREEYSLEDSDLEALSDITVSSVHTSDLSSFEGDSDDDEPPSESTEEGEISSEDEGGRKTGEDAEGSGEKKPRGVRQGYVHKPFLYSRYYSDSDDEVTVEQRRRSVAKEKEERLLKRQQNRERMEEKRRLRAAQNEEQDRKKQADQRPRAKEARKEKKFLEKKVALSRQRKRDSRKEDDRKKSDTEGDSANKDVKAVSLKSGRRLSDLEEQRRKKADGEEKPPDKNRVHSFILDLELGTEERQRKAVRKDSHSKEKERKDKEKEKERSGGPDERLKHKLRKTGDAAGDTEKDGGAARGGAADEKKGAKVKPDRKSSVSSREIKTEAADEGNLKKGKTAVGEKEKPKVSGKSLRRLDSTGSSEERSEVETGSEVSRKKDKHPKDILKRSKSHPEAKPGEKLKVRSDRKDSSADKSQPQKSISENESDVRKVEAGPKVKSLSEKHKSKSQNPAAGKSDKKSETKTKAGSTEQKKEERKTSEEKAKVAKKTSEKKVPKDSERKSEEKESSAALEPAAVSSTTPLPDDPYGALSDVTPESEDEDAVAKEPRPLSAEADALLSLMDVCTSASELAARRETEADMKMKEAALTLLSMDPDIARSSDLISDSQVAMETLPTGTGSALYYAVTETNSESASGSSSQDAAASVATVEPMETEPLGLQEVTSEAGDERDKERDSQMLTADAAKSTLKVTADAAESMQTLTADVNESTQTFTADAAEPTQTLTADVNESTQTLTADTAESALTVSAGAAEPTQTLTADAAEPTQTLTADAAEPMQTLTADAAEPTQTLTADAAEPMQTLTADAAEPTQTLTAEAAESTLTVHADPAEATQTLTADAAESTLTVPADAAEPTQTLTAEAAESTLTVPADAAEPTQTLTAEAAESTLTVHADAAEPTQTLTADAAESTLIVHADAAEATQTLTAEAAESTLTVHADAAEPTQTLTAEAAESTLTVHADAAEPTQTLTADAAESTLTVPADAAEATQTLTADPAESEQTLTAGAALSVQTFSADAAEPLQTIITDTPETVQTLSANMAESSAQALTENAAESTSTVPADAAEPAQPLTADTKETDTDEPVQTLMEYTAVSIDAAEPAQMLTADTAEAAQTFAADTKEADADEPTQTHTVDTVESEKTVTTDAAEPAQNLIADTAEPAQTFVADTVKPLPSRSADTKGTDADESMQTHTVDTVEPVQTATTDAAEPAQTLIADTEEPAQTRSADTKETDADGSTQTHTVDTVEPVQTATTDAAEPAQTLIADTEEPAQTRSADTKETNADGSTQTHTVDTVEPAQTVTTDAAEPAQTDSTETGGASVSDEQEQKSSDASETVEQKESGTRRGRSSAQRAANQTRNDNEKEQTSNKECDDDDDDEEEEERSGASRTPRRGRSSKASDAPQRETRSASQPKEAESAVEEEPKEQGRRSRRSAAQIRDTPTVKPALKRKRSDELEVKEEPEQSAKHRRDEASPSDDQDVIKASDEDEERKDEEDVTRKPARRGRPSKASSATDDSDTGASEKRDGEKEDDEEETKTRATTRAASRLEAEKNKPSKPSTRALSKLSGKEENSPNTRSVRGRKRDTSPPVSRTRGGQKPDEAAAKRTKR from the exons ATGCTGGAGCAGGGAGTGGACCGGATCGTGGCTCAGGTCGTTGATCCGAAGGTCCATCACACCTTTCGTCCGCAGGTGGAGCGAATCGTCCGGAAGTTTCTGTCTCCAAACAGCCACATGGAGGAGGACGAACTTCCTCCTGTAGCCCCGCCCCCTCCTGTGGAGAACCAGGAACCGGAACTGCTCACCGCAGATGATGGAAATGAAGCCG CTGCGAGTTCCAGCGCTGATGTTCAGATCCAGACGAGCGTTACCGACCCGATCCATGATCCCACAGAGGACGAGACGATGGACATCAGCCTCcctgaggaagaggaggagcgTGGCGCAGAGATGAAGGACGAACCGCAGGAGGAGCCTGGGAAAGACGGGGGAcaggaggaagaagaggagaAGGATGCGGAGATGGAGGAGGTGAAGGAGGAGGGAGACGCGGGGAAAGAGAACAGCAGTAAATCCTCAGGGAAGACGAGAGAGGAGAACCGGGAAACGGACTCGCAGAAACCCTCCAGCGTCAAACAGAAGACCAGAGAGCGGCTGAGAGAGG aGTACTCACTGGAGGACTCAGATCTGGAGGCTCTCAGTGACATCACCGTGAGTTCGGTCCACACCAGCGATCTGTCCTCGTTCGAGGGCGACAGCGATGATGACGAGCCGCCGTCTGAGTCCACAGAGGAGGGAGAGATCAGCTCTGAGG atgagGGCGGACGGAAGACGGGTGAGGACGCTGAGGGAAGCGGGGAGAAGAAGCCTCGCGGCGTGAGACAGGGATACGTACACAAACCCTTCCTGTACTCGCGCTACTACAGCGACTCTGATGACGAGGTGACGGTGGAGCAGCGCCGGCGATCGGTG GCCAAAGAAAAAGAGGAGCGTCTGCTGAAGCGGCAGCAGAACCGTGAGCGAATGGAGGAGAAACGCCGGCTGAGAGCAGCGCAGAATGAGGAACAGG ATCGGAAGAAACAGGCGGATCAGAGACCGAGAGCCAAAGAGGCTCGAAAAGAGAAGAAGTTCCTGGAGAAGAAAGTGGCTCTGagcagacagagaaagagagactcCAG AAAAGAGGATGACAGGAAGAAAAGTGACACTGAGGGTGATTCAGCCAACAAAGAT GTGAAGGCGGTGAGTCTGAAGTCAGGACGACGGCTGTCTGATCTGGAAGAGCAGCGCAGGAAGAAGGCAGACGGTGAAGAGAAACCCCCTGACAAAAACCGTGTTCACTCCTTCATCCTGGACCTGGAGCTGGGAACGGAGGAACGTCAGAGGAAAGCAGTTCGGAAAGACTCGCACTCCAAAGAAAAGGAGCGCAAGGATAAGGAGAAGGAAAAAGAGCGCAGCGGCGGCCCTGATGAACGACTCAAGCACAAACTCAGGAAGACTGGAGACGCCGCTGGAGACACTGAGAAAGACGGAGGGGCTGCGAGAGGAGGAGCAGCTGATGAGAAGAAGGGGGCAAAGGTCAAGCCGGACAGGAAAAGTTCTGTGTCATCCCGAGAAATCAAGACGGAAGCTGCGGATGAAGGGAACCTAAAGAAAGGAAAGACGGCCGTGGGTGAGAAGGAGAAACCGAAGGTGAGCGGCAAGAGCCTCCGCCGTCTGGACTCCACCGGCTCCTCAGAGGAGAGGTCAGAGGTCGAGACAGGTTCAGAGGTCAGCCGGAAGAAAGACAAGCACCCTAAAGATATTCTGAAGAGGTCAAAGAGTCATCCAGAGGCTAAACCGGGAGAGAAGCTCAAGGTGAGGTCGGATAGGAAGGATTCATCTGCAGACAAGTCTCAACCGCAGAAATCCATCTCGGAAAATGAGAGCGACGTCCGAAAGGTGGAGGCAGGGCCGAAGGTCAAGTCCCTATCTGAGAAACACAAGTCTAAATCCCAGAATCCTGCGGCAGGCAAATCGGACAAAAAAAGTGAAACCAAGACTAAAGCAGGAAGCACAGAACAGAAGAAAGAGGAAAGGAAAACGTCGGAGGAGAAAGCGAAGGTTGCGAAGAAAACAAGTGAGAAGAAGGTGCCGAAAGATTCCGAGAGGAAGTCCGAAGAGAAGGAGAGTTCTGCCGCACTGGAACCCGCGGCCGTCTCCAGCACCACACCTCTACCGGACGACCCTTACGGCGCCCTGAGCGACGTCACTCCCGAATCAGAGGATGAGGATGCGGTGGCCAAAGAGCCCCGCCCACTATCAGCAGAAGCCGACGCCCTCTTGAGCCTGATGGACGTCTGCACCTCCGCCTCGGAGCTGGCAGCCCGGCGGGAAACAGAGGCCGACATGAAGATGAAGGAAGCGGCGCTTACGCTGCTCTCCATGGATCCGGATATCGCACGCTCCTCGGATCTAATCTCCGATTCTCAGGTTGCCATGGAGACGCTTCCTACAGGCACAGGAAGTGCATTGTATTACGCTGTGACTGAGACGAACAGTGAGTCCGCCAGCGGCTCCTCATCCCAGGATGCAG CTGCATCTGTCGCCACAGTGGAACCCATGGAGACGGAGCCTCTCGGGTTGCAGGAAGTGACGTCAGAG GCTGGTGATGAaagagacaaagagagagacTCACAGATGCTTACAGCAGATGCAGCTAAATCCACGTTGAAGGTCACTGCAGACGCAGCCGAGTCCATGCAGACCCTCACTGCAGACGTTAATGAGTCCACACAGACCTTCACTGCAGACGCAGCTGAGCCAACGCAGACCCTCACTGCAGACGTTAATGAGTCCACGCAGACCCTCACTGCAGACACAGCTGAATCCGCACTGACAGTCTCTGCAGGCGCAGCTGAGCCAACGCAGACCCTCACTGCAGATGCAGCCGAGCCAACGCAGACCCTCACTGCAGACGCAGCTGAGCCAATGCAGACCCTCACTGCTGATGCAGCCGAGCCAACGCAGACCCTCACTGCAGACGCAGCTGAGCCAATGCAGACCCTCACTGCAGATGCAGCCGAGCCAACGCAGACCCTCACTGCAGAAGCTGCTGAATCCACATTGACAGTCCACGCAGACCCAGCTGAGGCAACGCAGACCCTCACTGCTGATGCAGCTGAATCCACATTGACAGTCCCCGCAGATGCAGCCGAGCCAACGCAGACCCTCACTGCAGAAGCTGCTGAATCCACATTGACAGTCCCCGCAGATGCAGCCGAGCCAACGCAGACCCTCACTGCAGAAGCTGCTGAATCCACATTGACAGTCCACGCAGACGCAGCTGAGCCAACGCAGACCCTCACTGCTGATGCAGCTGAATCCACATTGATAGTCCACGCAGACGCAGCTGAGGCAACGCAGACCCTCACTGCAGAAGCTGCTGAATCCACATTGACAGTCCACGCAGACGCAGCTGAGCCAACGCAGACCCTCACTGCAGAAGCTGCTGAATCCACATTGACAGTCCACGCAGACGCAGCTGAGCCAACGCAGACCCTCACTGCAGATGCAGCTGAATCCACATTGACAGTCCCTGCAGACGCAGCTGAGGCAACGCAGACCCTCACTGCAGACCCAGCTGAGTCAGAGCAAACCCTCACTGCAGGTGCAGCCTTGTCAGTGCAGACTTTTTCTGCAGATGCTGCCGAGCCCCTGCAGACCATCATTACAGACACTCCTGAGACAGTACAAACCCTCAGTGCAAACATGGCTGAGTCATCTGCGCAGGCTCTCACTGAAAACGCAGCTGAATCAACGTCAACGGTTCCTGCAGATGCAGCTGAGCCTGCGCAGCCCCTCACTGCAGACACAAAGGAGACAGATACAGATGAGCCTGTGCAGACCTTAATGGAATACACTGCAGTTTCTATAGACGCAGCAGAGCCTGCACAGATGCTTACGGCAGACACAGCTGAGGCCGCACAGACCTTTGCCGCAGACACAAAAGAGGCTGATGCAGATGAGCCCACGCAGACTCATACAGTAGACACAGTTGAGTCTGAAAAGACAGTCACCACAGATGCAGCCGAGCCTGCGCAGAACCTCATTGCAGATACGGCCGAGCCTGCGCAGACCTTTGTTGCAGATACAGTGAAGCCTCTGCCGTCCCGCTCTGCAGACACAAAAGGGACTGATGCCGATGAGTCCATGCAGACTCATACAGTAGACACAGTTGAGCCTGTGCAGACAGCAACCACAGATGCAGCTGAGCCTGCGCAGACCCTCATTGCAGATACAGAGGAGCCTGCGCAGACCCGCTCTGCAGACACAAAAGAGACTGATGCAGATGGGTCCACGCAGACTCATACAGTAGACACAGTTGAGCCTGTGCAGACAGCAACCACAGATGCAGCTGAGCCTGCGCAGACCCTCATTGCAGATACAGAGGAGCCTGCGCAGACCCGCTCTGCAGACACAAAAGAGACTAATGCAGATGGGTCCACGCAGACTCATACAGTAGACACAGTTGAACCTGCGCAGACAGTCACCACAGATGCAGCTGAGCCTGCGCAGACGGACTCTACAGAGACAG GTGGTGCATCTGTCTCAGATGAGCAGGAACAGAAGTCTTCAGACGCCTCTGAGACG GTGGAGCAGAAAGAGAGCGGCACACGGAGAGGACGATCATCTGCTCAGAGggcag CAAATCAAACCAGAAACGATAATGAAAAAGAGCAAACATCTAATAAAGAG tgtgatgatgatgatgatgatgaagaggaggaggagagatcTGGGGCGAGCAGGACTCCACGCAGAGGAAGATCCTCCAAAGCATCTGATGCTCCACAGAGAGAAACGC GCTCTGCTTCACAACCGAAGGAGGCGGAGTCAGCTGTAGAGGAGGAGCCAAAAGAG CAGGGCCGCAGGAGTCGACGTTCCGCTGCTCAGATCAGAGACACTCCCACAG TGAAACCTGCACTGAAACGGAAGAGATCAGACGAGCTTGAGGTGAAGGAAGAACCAGAACAATCAGCCAAACACAGAAGAGATGAAG CGAGTCCGTCTGACGATCAGGACGTGATCAAAGCCAGCGATGAAGATGAGGAGAGGAAAGATGAGGAAGATGTGACT cgGAAACCTGCCCGCCGTGGACGACCCTCCAAAGCGTCCTCCGCCACTGATGACTCGG ATACAGGAGCATCAGAGAAAAGAGACGGAGAAAAGGAGGACGACGAAGAAGAGACCAAAACCCGAGCGACGACCCGCGCCGCGTCCCGTCTGGAGGCAGAGAA GAATAAACCCAGCAAACCGTCCACTCGAGCTCTGAGTAAACTGAGCGGGAAAGAGGAAAACTCCCCGAACACAcg ATCGGTGAGAGGACGGAAGCGCGACACGAGTCCTCCGGTCTCTCGCACACGCGGAGGGCAGAAACCTGACGAAGCGGCTGCAAAAAGAACCAAACGATGA